Part of the Elgaria multicarinata webbii isolate HBS135686 ecotype San Diego chromosome 5, rElgMul1.1.pri, whole genome shotgun sequence genome, TGGACTAGAACTCTGCCGTGCTGGCGATTCCTGCCTAGAACAAAAGTTATCCCAGCAGGCAGGGTCTTCGGGTGCAAGAGGAACGGCAGAGGCAACTAAATCATCAAAAGTCAGCACTGTAAAAGGAGTCCTGATTACTCTGGTGGAGAGTGCCTAAGAGGAAAACAAACCAATGAAAAAAGATTAGATTCACACAAGCATGATCAATGTTTCTATGCCTGAAGAACaaacctgggatttttttttaaaaaaaaaagttgtctaTTTTACAGATTGGAGGTCCGAGACAGAGAGAGGCAAACATTCCCAAGGCCTATGTTCATACTTGATGCTGAGGGTCTGAAGGACCAAGGTAGGAAGGAACAGCCTTCCCCTCATTCTGGCCCATTACTGTTCTGTTGGTTCGCTCTGCCCCTTCTCCCAAGAAGAACTTGAAAGGATTTGTAAAGCTGATTTCCAAATTGGCACATGCACATTTTGCTTTGATTTTCAGGAAACAACcttgtcctgcttcgttggtgcctggtcgacagctggttgggccactgtgtgaacggagtgctggactagatggaccctcggtccacTAGATCCAAAGGCCTCTCAGGCCTGAGCCCTGTTCAGAGGCCAGTCTAAGAGAACTCTTTACAAAGGAAGACGGAAAGGCTATACAGCCTCTGCCCTCAATGCCTCTTGCTGGTAGGGACACTGGATAGGCGGTGGGCTCGGATCTCAGAGATCAGAGGGGCAATTCTGTGggaagggccggccctaccatgaagcagcaGGAAGCGGGCATAGCAGTGGCGTGGGCTGGGAAGAGCGGTGATTTGTTCCGCCCTCCCCACCCAAATGGCTCACTGCTGCTTGGCtggctcctctctccctcccgccgcctccctccctggctgcctgtttgcttgGCCGACTGGCCAACAGCTTGCAGTTGCCTGGCagtggcagctcctcctcccacccccagctgGTGGCTCCCACCTTCCGCCCTGGCTGGAAGACGCAGCCAAAATATTGCAAGGCCCCTCGCATTAGTTCAGGTCAGTCTCCCAGCTGTGCTGAGGAGCCACCCCAGGCCCCTGCAAGAGAAGGGAGCTGCGAACTGGGAATCCctgcaagaagggagagggccttttcagtggtggccccccaattatagaacgatctccctgacgaggctcgcctggcacaaacattgttatcttctcagcgtcaggtcaagacttttctcttctcccaggcagttaacaacatatgctgagtttttaactgaccccagaatagttgttttattattttattatttatttattttatttattgcacttacataccgctcccatagccagggctctctggacggtttacagaaattctaaaattaagattaaaatgagtatacaaaatttaaaatttctaatacatagaacatacacacataaagcattaaaaaccgttaaaaaactaaaacatgtgggtaattaagatgtgccaccatatgcctgggcaaagaggaaagtcttaacctggcgctggaaagatagcagcgttggcgccaggcgagcctcgtcagggagatcattccatagtctgggggccaccaccgaaaaggccctgtccctcgttgccacactccgagcctctcctTTTAAATAtccttttaaatggatattgttgtttttatgcttttgtcggttttaaatttttgtatatttgtttttaatgctcactgtttttaacctttgtaagccgcccagagagcttcagctatggggcagtatataaacgtaatgtaatgtaatggcacaagaaggggaggggaagggagctgggagctgccaCCGCACAAGAGCAGGGAAGGGGAGGTACAAAGCAAAGTGGGGGCAACGGTTCGCTGGAGGTGCCAACTTTGGTTGGGCCGGGCCTGCCGGTGGGATTGCACTTTGAGTGTGATACATAACTTTTACAATTcaacggcctggttcagacaacacgttaaaccatgctgcttaaccacaaaatggttaatggaatgcattcattccgttaaccattttctggttaagcagcatggtttagcgtgttgtctgaaccaggccaatgagtaTTTAACAATGGACTTCCTTGAGACAGAAGATGCCACATCACAAAACAACTACCATTTCTGCTTGAGAACGGCAATTAACATCTACACAGTACAGATTTGAAAAACAGTAAGACCAGAGCATCTCACCCCAGCATGCTTCTGCCCAAACTCTCCTGGCTGTCCCAGAGCGACTGCAACATGGTGGGAGTCATCTAAACGGGTTTCCTAGATGGCAgttaaaattttttaaaaatggcacactTGAAGGACCTGCAATGTTTCTCAGGTTTGCTATGCTGCAACAGCAATCAAACGTAGGACGTAaataagtaacaacaacaacaataattaataCAGGATGACAAAATTTCCTACACGTGCCATGATTGATAATGTTTGGTGAAGTAACAGCTTAGACAAACTGATTAGTTCAAATAACAAccctcttacattattattattattattattatttattattattattattatttatttatttatttatttatatagcaccatcaatgtacatggtgttgtacagagtaaaacagtaaatagcaaggccctgccgcataggcttacaatctaataaaatcatagtaaaacaataaggaggggaagagaatgccaacaggcacagggtagggtaagcaggcacagggtagggtaaaactatcagtataaagtccgcacaacatcaagttttaaaagctttaggaaaaagaaatgtttttagttgagctttaaaagctgcgattgaacttgtagttctcataataaaataataaaataataaaaaccaacTACATAATAAACCAACTACATAATAAAAACCAACTATACTTAAAGCACAATTTTATAGAAGAGGGAAATCTATTTGGGAAAGAAACTTCTCTTCTGGGGGTCGTCATCCTTGGGCAGCTACCAGGACCCTAATGATGGGGCAGCAGGGCCCATGGCTGTGACTTGCCCAGAGCCCACATTAAAAAAACTAGACAAAACATATTTTCAGCCTGGCGCTCTTGAGTAGCGCCAAAAGCCTCAGTCTAGCCACTATTTAAATGTTCCTCAATGCCCCTTCATTGTAGGGAACTGTAGGATATTAAAATGGTTAGTAGATCCAACTGCCTGGCACTGTTTGGCAGGGCCACTCCTTCCATGAGGCATGCGGAGtttctgcctcaggcggcagatcctGAAGGGCAGTGGATCCTGTGCCACCACCAGGGCAACCCATGCCCTGCATTCCAAGAAGCCGCCCTGGCCGCCCTCCTTCTGAGGCAAATGCTGCAGCAACAGAGCAGCTAGCACAGCTCTCTGGAGCACCACCCGCCCGAGGCCTTCTTTTTGAGGACCCCTCAGAGCACGCCATCGGGCAGGTTGACTTTCCAGgaagctccactggcttctcgGGAGAGAGACTGGCCAGTGCGGCTCTCCAGGGTGCCCAGCCCAAAGGCCTCACTGTGAGGGGATCTTCCTCAGAGCAAAGCATTGGGGAGGCGGTCCTGGACACTGCCAGTGCTGCCATGGCAGTCTCCATGGCTACCTCGCCAACAACGTCTCACTCTGAGAAAGGATACCTCAGaatgagggaaagagagggagagagagagagagagaggggcctaCAGCGTGGTGTTGCCACAACCATGGGGGATAAAGGAGGGGCGGTGGCTGCCGCTGGGAGTGAGGGAGAAGATCTGGCAGTGGCATGTCCTCCTTGCCTCAGGTGACAGGAGGTCTTGAACCAGCCCTGCTATCTGCAATGTTGCTGCTCCTGTCCATTCCAACAGTCAGGTAAGCTAACAAGGCACACTGACAAAAAAGGGAGAGCACTGCTGGAAAGGGAGACCTACCAGAAGGCCCTTTGCCCAGGGTCTCCTCAAACCTAGAGCTGCTCCTGTTCTTGCTGCTCCTTCGATATGCAGTACCCATCTTCTAGTTCAGCCTAAGATCATCCTCTCTATTCTGTACCTATATCACTTTTTTCTATATAGCTCCCTATCACTAGAATGCCCTTCCAGCAGACACCTGATTCCTTCCTCTGTTTTTTACAtccaagcatttctttaaaacgcCCGTTCACCTTGGTTTAATCTGACtgaccctccctcctttcctctcctccctaaCATGTCTTGTCTATGTCCGCAGACTGTATGCCTGCACCTATCAACACACCTTCCCCTACACAACCATAAGAGACCCATCTTCCTCTGCAGCTAGTTACCCTCCAGTCCTGTCTCAAGCAAGCAAACTAGTGCCATTGGGAGCTACTTCAAGGTCTCaacccaccagctgaagaccaatcCTTCGACAATTTGTTTTCTGCTCACTCTGGATGGTAAAAGagtcatctctttttcttttcttgcctattttccatttatttatccatttatgttgttgttgtttttccgtTTCGTACATTAGCAAAGAAAGAACTGTGATCCATACACTGAAAGAGGTTATTTCTCAGTGGCTTACATTAACATAATTCGCCATTTCAAGGACCTAACACGGCAGAAGCCTAACTTTGTTTACGGCTGATATTTGCATGAGGTGACCTAGACTGTAGACATTAAAAGCTTTATGGGTGTTCCAATTGGGTACATTATAGGGTTGTAGCAGCATTTCCAGTAGACAAAATGGTTTTTTTCGCCTTTGGAAACATTAAATTGTTTTAGGAATGTTCATTACTcaacaaaaaatatattttatttattttattattacacctatattccaccttttttccttcaaggaacccaaggcggcgtacatattcatccttctctccattttatcctcacaacaacaaccctatgaggtaggctgggctgagagtctgtggctggccaaaggtcacccagtgggcttccgtggccaagcagggactagaaaCCATATCtcttgactctcagtccaacacgctaaccactacaccacactggcctcttACATAATCATTCCAAAATTTATGAGATAAGATCTAATTCCAAGTATTAATTCATTACTtaaggcagagaaaaaaagtttttttctttcttttctgcatcACACAACCTCAGAAAGAAGGAAAGTCTTTATTTGATGGGGACAGCAATGTAAATAATGCATATAGGATAACCAGTTCAAGCATTTCCACTGACACAACTATATTTTGTGTCAGTATATGTTACAAATTTAGGGAGCAGGTTGTAGATTGAAGACTTACCTCAAAAGTccactccttttcttcttcaccaTCCAAGAGCAGAATTGTCTCATTATATGTTTTCCCCACTTCCAGCTGCACTGGGGAGACATTAAACTCAATCCTTTGAAGGTCGAAACCTATTCCAACGCCAATAGCTTTTATGAAGCTCTCTTTTAATGCCTAAAAGTAAACAATTCAAACGCAGGTCATTAACCTGCGTacggtattttattttattttattttgcaaactgCATTGACAGAAATCACAATAACTGGACGTAAAGGAGCCCTCTACGCCTCCATATTTGCCTCCGAACAGAAATCACGGGAGATTCACTACTCTCTTCGCGTATACATTTAAAATTTCCTGAGCCTGTACTTCTTTGATCACCAAACCAGAACAGAATCCCTGGGCTTTCTCGCTCACACACACCTGTATGTATAATGAATTTCCATGGTTATATCATGTAAGCATGGAATGACAAGAAGAAACCCAGAACAACAAAGAAGGCCTCCTGCAGATTCCTGAATCGCAAAGAGGTTCACTAAATTAATTGGTCAAAAAATATTCAAGGGCTGTCAATGCATTTCAGCTGATTAGTCATATGCAATTTAATTGATTATTTTCTCATCAAAATTCTACTTCATTCTTCCTATGGGAAAATCAGACTGGCTTATGTCTGGTTCGTCAGCAGTTTCCTCCCCAGGTACCCTAGAGAGCCAGTCCTGCTGAACTTTGGCATTATaactgcatcatgtgccttcagagcATTCTCTGGGCCTGATTAAATATTTGGAGTACAATCCTAactaggggtggggaggggcagggcaAAACGACAGATCGTCTGCCACTTCCAAAAACTTATTGTCTCATGCCAGCCAGGGGCAGCCATGGTGATGATATGGCAAACTTGCCTATGTTTTTTTTCTTCATCGCCAGTGCTTTTtgattgcttttcttctttttgatcTTAGTGAGATAATACCCTAACCCCTCTTGTACAGCTATCCAAAGGGGTTAGAGTTGTTTGCCCACcaatcaaataaatataaaataaatctaCGTAACATCAAAACCTTATCACACACCCTTCTCTATAATAAGAAGGAAGTGTGAGATAACTTATAACAAACAACAGTTTTTGTCAGGTGCTCATCAGGTTTTCAATGTTTCTTTTCTGTCCTCCTTCCCTATTACAGCAACACACCGGATGCAAATAGCTTAAAACGAAAggaaaaaccccacacacaaaaCAGGAACACAAGTGTGCCTTTAACGCATAGCCTTGTGTATTAAAATTGGTTGCTACCAATCAAATTTAGTTGATGAAATCTTTCAGACCTAAACATTTCTGTTTAAACTAACAGGATGCAGAACGCTGAGAATTAGTCTAATTCGCCTGCTAATGTTTTAAAAGCTTAGGACACTGAAAACAGCAATAATGTTGTTGCAATTTCTGCAGTCTATAAAGTTCTTTACAATTTGCATCTCATTTGtcacaggccattgctagatgagggtttagcccgggttgacacccgggctcacccctgtgcgtgcagatcacgcacaggggatcctggggtcagcccgggctaaaccctcccttgacccaggataactggatccacttgtggcccagtttttccgcagccccaggctgagcctggggctgcggaaggtctagctggttctgtggcttttcctggctacgcagcttactcgcgagtagccaggaaaagccatgcacAGGGCAtagcgctccgtgcccattgggccagaggggggggagagatgggggccaggggggaggagCGGACCCGGCAAGAGAGATAGGggtggaagagcggagccagggtggggagatcgcagctggggggggcggagggggcatcggacatggtggacgggcgagcaagcgggggtggacatgacgagcagggggtggacaggcgagcgagcgaggggcGGACATGGAGAGCGGGGGCGGACGGGCGCGCGAGCGAGAGGGGGCGGACATGGAGAGAGGGGGTGGACGGGCAAGTGAGCAGGGGGCGGATGGGTGAGCaagaggggggcatcagacattggtgggagcggggaaccctttaattttttttaaaaaagacttaccttttcattggtgcgctcctgtgcacatggcccctttaagataaaacaaaaatggccaacgcgacggggctttcccttaccccgtcgcttgttacatctagctaggggcgatggcctgcgctagctgcagtgtGGGCTCGCCcttactccccactggattatcagggaGGTCTAGCAAGTCCCACAGTGAAGGTACTGAcccggttcagatgacatgctaagtcatagttaggccgctaaccctttggcagtaaatggttagtgtgtttaaactatggttatgcagccaccatgattaggaatggtttaaaagacatgctaagtcatggttcacatgaataaaaccataatgtttagctcaaaatgcttaactaccatagctttgtgtgttgtctgaacagggtcacactctCATAGCTGTCTATTTTATTCTAGACTCTCTACTGCTGTAACAGCTCAGTACTATATATATTCCTCCACCATCCTATCTATAACAGAgttatataaatgaaacaaatctgTATCACTTGCTCTCAGCTAGTGCACTTTGCCAAACACAATAGTTTTTGAAAAGTTACCAATTCATCAcagtaacagtgcaattctatacaagtCTATTCAGAAGTGTCCATCAGTTTATTGATCCAGTCAATAGACTTCACAATAAGACCTATACAACAACTGACATGGGAGAAAAAATACAAAGCCATTGCTTAAGTTACAGAAGTAAAATCCTAAAACATAGCTCAGATATTTCTATTAATACCAAATCAAAGGATCAAAATTAGCTCACTTAGATAATGTTTTAAACCTCATTGCCTTAGCAATTATTTAGCTATAATTTCTGTAACTCTTTTGTATCGCAAAGGAGAACAATATTCAGATGATCTTCCAGGATtaatgggttaattaactcattaTGGAGGTCTCGGTACaaattacagaaaagaaaaatatgactTACTGTTTTGATTTCTTCTGAGCAAGGATatagtgactgggttcggacgacacaataaccaacggtgagTTAAACAGACAGTGGTAGATTAAAGAGTCAATGGCTGGTTGTTGTGTCGTCTGctaggactttttcacacagcggtTGGTTCTTTGAGCGAAAtgaccaacacaaataaccaatgctgtgcagagttgatgcTTTGAACAACCGTCAGTTATCGTGTCGTGTGCCAGGCACTGTTGACTGTTTTGTCGCACACAATTGATTATTTTgggcgactacagagtcccctggcaagagcgaccaaaacGGTGGGTGTCGTTCTAGTCCGGCCAGcaaaactcacaatggctgatgggataccagcaagaggactgaggaggggagagagggcgggggatgtgtcaatcaaacatactgctgactaatagtcaacttgatgctggccttaatccacaccatggttgattataatcatgtcgtgtggggagtacccccttgataatcaaccgtggagttgcctattaacccaccattgactattgcgttgtccaaacgcagccagtCTGTTGGTATAAGGTATCCTCCTAAATCTCCCATCCAAGAGGGCTGACGtatcacattaaaatatgcaacagTAAATGCCCTCCTACACTTAATATTTGCAAGGATTTGGCTTGAGAATTAACAGAAGCTGGATGAATGTCAAAGGCCAAAGGAGAGCCGGTCTTATTTGCTGCTGTGAGAATATTGGAAATCTATATCGTTAATATGCTGGATAACAACTGGTCTAAGGTCACCCAGTAAACATCATGGCTCACTGGGAATCTGAACACAGGTATCTCCAATCCAAGTCCGTCCATACTGGTTCTCTGCTTGTTCCTCTGGTGATCTGTTTCTGTTCAATTCCTAAGACTCAAAATTACTCAATTCCTAAGACTCTCTATGAATAAATGGCACATCTTCTACATACTGCTACCTAGTTCACATGATATCAGGCTACCTCAAGAAATGTCTTCCCGTACACCAACCTCCCAGCTACTAAATCTTCACAGGAGTTCCCGTTCTCCATGCCATAACGTATGGATTTCCAACTGGTGAAGACACAGAGACGGCGTTCTCAGCAGTGGCATCCATTgggtggaatgatctcccctttGCTGTACATGGGACCTCAACACTGGCATGTTTTTTACTTTAGCTTTCTCCCCAGTTATGAGCTGTTTTGAACTCTTCCCTAGGATTGGATTTTGCTTGTGGATTCTTTCCTTGGTTTGTGGCAGTATTCTAAACTTCTTCAGGGTTTGTGCAAATGAGAAGCGGTATAGGCATATTTCTATGACTAAAGCTTCACCActttaggctgcaaccctgtaTCCAAGTATCTGGGAGCaagcccaattgaactcagtgagacttacttttaTAAATAATGTGCATAACAGCATGGTTGCCATTCAGTGTTTCTTCTATTCTAAAGGGGAAAGTCATATTCCCTTTTCATGGCCAAATCACTTGCTCGGCTTTTATATGGTGTTCAAATTTGGTTTTCCAACTACAACTCAAATATTGAAAAAGTACAAACAGCTTTCTTAAGGGCAATTTGTGGTGTTCCCAAATGTGTGGCAGCTGCACACATAGTCCTGGACTTGGTAGGAGCCAAGACTTGGCATCTAGCTCTGAAACGAAGGCTTTCCTTAGCATTTCCTGCTCCTTCATCCAGCTACTTAACATTAGTTCACTTAAATCAATATGTAAGTTTATGGATGAAGATGCTAAATTATAAAGTATATAATCCAAGGTTTTCTCCATCACTGTTTGCCTCATATAGCCCCGTTAAGGCCAGATCTTGCATTCTCTCACAACCTAATAATGTTGTTGAGAGGATGAAATGGGAAGAAACCCATGTATGCCACCCCAAGgaccttggaggaaaagcaggatgcaAATGTGACAGATAAAGACACTTCTATTGAACTAGTTTGTGGTGGAAGTGAGAACTTGGAGTCTCGGAGAATTCTTCTTTGTAGGTTTTCAAAgcaaatggttgttgttgttttaaaaaagagggatTGCAATCTGATAAAGATAAGCATTCTTAAAACAATGGATGTTTAAAAGTTTGATCAcagagtcacagaatcatagaatagtagagttggaaggggcctacaaggccattgggtccaaccccctgctcaatgcaggaatccaccctaaagcatacctgacagatggttgcccagctgcctcttgaatgccgctagtgttggagagcccacaacctccctaggtaactggttccattgtggtactgctctaacagtcaggaagttttcctgatgtccagccggaatctggcttcctgtaacttgagcccgtcattctgtgtcctgcactctgggatgattgagaagagatcctggccctcctctgtgtgacaactttttaagtatttgaagagtgctatcatgtctcccctgaatcttttcttctccaggctaaacatgcccagttgtttcagtctctcttcatacagctttgtttccagaaccctgatcagcctggttgccctcctctgaacacgctccagctgaaCATATAGGGCCTGTGTTAGTTAGACTTCAAACACAGAAAAACGTTTTTCGATAAAAACGATCAATTACCCAGTGCCTGTGAAACATATCCAACTGAAGCCATTCGTTATTCATGGACCTGATTATTCTCCATTCTTGCTCCGTAAACTGCCTTTTCATAATACGAAAGAAGTCAGGAATTGAACCGCTTCCTGCAATTAAAAAGAGAAATGAcagtggctggtcacaaaacacccatggCCTAGAAGGGAAACgggtgagattaaaagaaaaagaaacctgccTAAGAATTTAAGGACAAGGCAAAGCTTCATAACACAAAACTATtcttttgaacccagttttctgctccaacatctgtttcaaaaaaggaaaactgatgaggctcagagacaagaAACTTAGCCAGGAAACTGCATAAAAGACAGAGAGGGGGGGCGGGGGTCTGACCCCCAAATGCCAAATCGCATAATTGAATTCACAAAGCACAAGATAGTGATGctcagagaaaaacacacacacagacacacacactactctcccacatcacacacacacaccaaacccaaaccacaccaaaaaaaaaaaaaaacccaacgaaTACACacacatcagtcccagccagcatggtcaagggtcaggaatgctaggaattgtagtccaaaacatctgaaaggcacctggttggggatggCTGTCTTAGTCAAAGAAATGCAgatatagagcatcatcacaggggaaaatcatgtttgcttactgttgcttctccgcctgtgtgttagtccctcattacttcctcttttgaaagaggaagtaaacaacgtgaacgtggcccattcagtgagcagtttggatcgcgctgcttctcccgcacacagcaggagatagtggcaaattccatctttattttaagtcggacttactcaggtgtttttttgtggtgcaaagaaagcaagaaggggcgggaggcagacatgtcatgagagggacctgcgaaaatccgtgagtacccagtaatgagtgtgcaataaaatgctcgtctttTAGAACTCTAAGTCAAGGGCAACAACAAATACCAGAGGGGAGGCAATGCAGACTAATGCGTTGATTCCTGGCCAGAGACTGAGTTGGGATACTTTAAGCAATTTCTAAAACCCAGGTCCATTAAGTGCACACCATCTGGCTCATGGTGCTAGGCTGCAAACCATCACCCATCTGTTTCTGAAATACTGCACTCTAACACCATCCCTGCACAAATTTGCAACTGACCCTTGTTCTTGTTTCTAGTAGCATTTTTAACCTTAAGTGCTGTCTTTAAATACACTTGAATGAGCCTGTTTCAAGAAGAAAGGCAGATCACAAGATGCTTGTAGTCACGATCGTACGGTTCTCAAGTGAGGCGAGACGCTCTTCACTGACAGCTTTAACGTTGACTCAGCCCACAACCTACTTCACCAAGTTAAATGATATTGCAAATAGAAAAACCAAAGAGAATTTCTGGGGAAGACTGCAATCCATTTTAAGACTAATAGTATCCCAAAAGAAAGGCACAATcatcacacaatttggaagctatccttctgtGAATGCATCCCAAGAGAGCctttgcttcttttgcagccaGGAGAAGCATCTTGATAGTAAggatggtacaggcattggtaacctcaaggctggattactgcaacgggctctatgtggggctgcccttaaagtggctctggaagctggagctagtgcagaatgcagcagcttggctgttgttgggagcttTCGCTTTCCAGCATGCAACACCTTTGCTGAGGGGACtgctctggctgcctattcgctaccgggccacgtttaaggttcttgtcgtagagtacaaagccctaaacaacgtgggaccgggatacctgagagagtgccttctgcctatcaacctgcctggtcactgagggcatctgagggcctgctcctggagaAGAGGCTTCAGTGTGGTGGGCCCCAACCTATGGAATCCTCTGCCTCTGATGGCcaagcaggcaccaactttgtattccttccggcgcccCCTGAAAACGTCGtagttccaggaagccttcccttaatgaccagccatggttttatttgcacttcatttcttttaaaaaatgtacttttaatgggtttttattgtttttattctgtttgtccTCTGCTATGAAATTCTTGAaaggggagtggtatataaatattgtaaataaataagagcaattGACAAGGGAACCAATTATCTAAAGGGGTCATGAGATCTTtctcactggagg contains:
- the AASDHPPT gene encoding L-aminoadipate-semialdehyde dehydrogenase-phosphopantetheinyl transferase, with the translated sequence MFSRPVTSLERLAMEAVRWAFSCSAWVPCREDWLLAMRLVQPEEKERIEQFVFGRDAKAAMSGRLLIRKLIAEKLKIPWNEIQLQRTSKGKPFLANELSSSHSSFSFNVSHQGNYAVLAAEPDCQVGIDVMKTSLPGSGSIPDFFRIMKRQFTEQEWRIIRSMNNEWLQLDMFHRHWALKESFIKAIGVGIGFDLQRIEFNVSPVQLEVGKTYNETILLLDGEEEKEWTFEETRLDDSHHVAVALGQPGEFGQKHAGALSTRVIRTPFTVLTFDDLVASAVPLAPEDPACWDNFCSRQESPARQSSSPR